TCATGTCGAAGGCGTGGCTTTCGCAAATTCCGGTGTCGAACGCGCGATCGGGATACTTGACGAGTGCGCGAGTAAGTCCAGTACCGTCGGGCATCGCCGCCGTCGCCGTGACGATCCGCGAGTCCTTCGCCATCAAGTCGAGCATGATGTCGCCGACCGCGGCCGTGAAGCTTCTGCCTTCGCTCTTGATCTCGACGCGGCAGCCTTCTCGCACCAGCTCGCCGACATTCTCGCCGTCGGGGTTTACAACCTTGAAAGCTCCCGGCGAATGAAAGCGGCTCGAGTCCTTTTCCGCAAACTCGTAACCCTTGCCCTTCACCGTCTTGACGTGGAGCACCATCGGCTTGTCGAATTCGCGGGCCTCGCGAAGAAAACTGACAAGCGTCGGAATATCGTGGCCATCGATCGGACCGATCGTCATCAGTCCGAAGTGTTCGAACCAGCCGCCTTCGATTTTGTCCGTGTGGAACCAGCTCTTCGCGGCTTCACCCGCGGCGTGATACGCCTCTTTCAGCACGCTGCCGCCGGGAAGGCGTTTGAGAGCCTCCTTCGCCTGCTTCTTGAACGTGCCGTAGCTCGCGCTCAGCCGGAAGCGATCGAAGTAGTGCGCCATCGCACCCTGCGGATGGCTGATGCTCATCCCGTTGTCGTTCAAGACGACGAGGAACTGGCGTTTGAGTGTGCCGGCGCCATTCAGACCTTCCATTGCGACGCCGTTGACGATCGAAGCGTCGCCGATGATCGTCACGACGCGCCTGCCGCCGGGCGCCTTTTCCGGGTCGAAACCATCGCCGTTCAGCGAGTCTCCGCGCGCCATGCCGACCGCGGTCGAAATCCCGGTGCCGGCATGGCCCACCCGGAAGAGGTCGTACGGCGATTCCGTGGGCTCTGGAAAGCCCGACATGCCTTCTCGCGTTCGAAGATTGGAAAGCATCCCGAGTCGGCCGGTCAGCAGCTTGTGCGGATAGCACTGATGCCCGACATCAAAGAGCAGGCGATCGTGCGCGAAGTCGAAGACGTAGTGGAGCGCAACCGTCAGTTCCACGACGCCGAGGTTGGGAGCGAGGTGCCCACCCACCTTCGACACCTGGTCGTGGATCGCCCGCCTGATTTCAGCCGCCACCTCGGGCAGTTTTTCGACGGGCAGCTTCCGCAGGTCGGCCGGGCCGAGGATGTTCTCCAGAAGCGGAAACCCAGCGCCGTGCGACGGCGTGCGATCCCGTCTCGAGCCGTTTCCACGAACCGAAGCCTTGTCAGCCATTGTATGAAATCCGTAGACGCTTCCGTGCCGGCCCGTCCTCTGGCGATCCGCTCGCCAAAATGGCCCATTCCATCGCGAAAGCGTAGCAACTTCCAGGGCGCCGCAGCGCGGGATTTCCATACCCGCGCCCCGTTCCAAAGTTCGCCCGGCCTGATCTACTTCTTGCGAGTCGCCAGAAAATCAACGAGTTCTCGGAGCGCGCCCGCTTTGCCTTCAAAGCAGGCAATTGCCTCGAACGCCTCCGACCGAAGTTTCGCAACTTCTTCGCGGCACTTTCCTGCTCCTTCATTGCCTCCGCCGTACGCCAGGGGATATGTCAACTTGCCGGCCTGCTCGTCCTTGCCGGTCCGCTTGCCAACGAGCTCGCTCGGCTGCTCGAGATCGATCAGGTCGTCGACAATCTGGAACATCAGTCCCACCGCGTCGCCGAATTTCGCCAGCGATGTGATGCTGGCGTCGCTCCCGCCCCCGCTCAATCGCGCGCACATGCCCCCCATCGTGCACGACGAACGAATGAGTGCGCCTGTTTTGTTGCGATGAATCACCCGCACGCGTTCGATCGCGCTCCCACCGGGAACCGTCCCGGGAATCGTGTCGAAGACCTGCCCGCTGATCATGGCGGTTGCCGCACGCACCAGATCGCGAACGAGCGCGACCGAAAGTGGGTCCGCCGCCCCGAGTTTGGAAGAAACTCTGGCCGTCGTCAGCGGATCGAAGGCAAGCGTCATCATCGCGTCCCCGGCGAGGATCGCCATCGCCTCGCCCGCGTGCTTGTGCAGAGTGGGCACCCCCCGGCGCAGATCATCATCATCCATCGCCGGCAGATCATCGTGCACGAGGCTGAAGCAGTGCACGAGTTCGAGGGCAACGCACGCGGGAAGCGCATCCTCGGGATCGCCCCCTGCCGCGGCACACGAATGCCAAGCCAAGACCGGCCGCAAACGCTTGCCGCCGGACAAAAGGGAATAGGCGATCGCGCTCTTGAGACTCTCCCCGATCTCCAGACCCTCGACGAATGAACGCAGAGCGCGCTCGATACGGGGGAGCACGGAAAAGGGATCACCCGCGCCCATCAGGACTTTCCGGCAACAGGCGTGACCTGCTGCTGAGTCCGGAGCAATTCGTAGATTTCCTGCGGCGACTGTGCCGCATAAACCTGCTGGCGGAACTGCTCCATCATCATCAGGCGGCTGACCTGTGCAAGCGCCTGGATGTGATCGCCGGTCTTGTCCGGCGGGCTCGCGAGCAGCACGATTAATCGAACGGGCTGGCGATCGATCGAGTCAAAATCCATCGGCTCGCGCGGCTTTCCGATCGCCATGGCGAGCGAGGTCATTCCGGCGCATTTGCCGTGCGGGATTGCAAGGCCGTGCCCGATCCCCGTCGTTCGAGTCTGTTCTCTCGTCCAGACCGCATCCTTGAGCGCCGCAACGTCTTTCACGCGGCCCGTCGCGCCGAGAACATCGACCAGCTCGTTTATCACGCCGAGCTTGTCCGATGCGATGAGCGGCGCGCGGATGCAATCGATGCTGAGTATGTCGAGAAGATTCATGGAGCGCTCACGAACTCTTTCCGGATTCGAACGGGCGAGAGTGTACGCCTGTCGGCCGTTCTCCGCTCCGCATCACGCGCCAGTTCAGCCCTGCGAGGTGCATCCTCCAATTCCCGTCGCAACGACGACGCGCCTTCGAGCGCCCGGTTTCTACCGTCCGCCACCCTTTCTCAGAACCGCCACGTACGAACCGTCACGAGCCACGCCCTGATCAAGCCCGCAGCCCCCCCGCGGCACATTCGAGCGCTCCGCCAATACCTCGAGCCCCAGCTCGTGGCGCGCCCATTTCAAATGTTCGGAGTTCTCCTCCGGTTCGAGGCTGCATGTTGAATAGACGACGAAGCCTCTGTCCCGAACGATCGCCGCACCTTGTTGTAGAATCGCCCGCTGAATCTCCACGAGTTCCGCGACTGACTTTCCGCGGATCCGGTATCGCGCCTCCACTCGGCGCCCGAGCACACCCGAATTGGAACACGGCACGTCGAGCAGGGCGAGATCAGCCTTGCCGTTTCCTTCGCGCACCGCGCGGGCGTGCGTGACTTCCACTCTTTGCTCACTTTGAAATACGTGTTTCAGCGTCTCGAGCCGCCGGTCGTCCACATCCGCCGCAAGCACCGATGCATTTCTGAAACGTTGCAGCAACTGGCGAGTCTTGGTTCCTTGGCCCGCGCACAGGTCGACGATCCGATGCACCCGATCTGCGCCTTCGACCACGCTCGCGGTGCGCACCACCTCCGCCGACGAGGGATCCTGAACCCACAATCGATTCCGCGCGAGAACTTCGCGAAGGCTCGTCCGGTCGCCGGTCCAGACGAGCGCAAGCGGGTCTTCGTGACGCATTGCGAGGCCGCGGTCAACCAGCAACGCGCCCTCGGATTCGTCGGCTTCAATGTTTAGAATCGTCGGTACGGCTGCGATTCCCTTCATCGCGAACAAGGACGCATTTTCTTCACCGTGCGCCGCGATCCACCTTCGCAAAAGCCCCTCGGGATGACTTGTTTGAATTGCCAGGCGATGGGCGAATTCGCGGGGCAACACTTCTGCGCGCATCTTCATGGCCTTCCCGTCCGGGGTCAGCAGCAAATCTCGTCGCTGCATCCAGTCGTCGGGTCGCGCACCACTTTCACCCTTCAATTCCGCGACGCGTCGTAGCGCGGCATTGACCAATCCTCCGGCGCCTGTGCGAATCCGCGACTTGGCGTGACGCACGCTCTCGTCGATCGCCGCGTGATCGGGCACGCGATCGAGAAACAGCAACTGTGCAGCGCCCCCCAGCAAGACTGCACGCAGGTCCGGCTCGATCGCCGAGAACGGCTGCTTCAATCCCCTGGCGATCACAAATTCCAGAGTCAACCACCGGCGGAGCACCGAGTCGAAGATCGCGTGCGCAAAGGCCCCGTCGCGCCCTGCCGCAAAGTCTGCGTCACCTCGGAATTCGAGGTCCGGAAATCGCTTTGCCTGTGCCGCGATCGCCTCGATGGCGTAGGCCCGCGCCGGATCCGGCGCTTCGGGGTGTCCCTGGATGTCGCTCCGCGCTTTGGTCACAGTCGAGTCTAGTCCCAACGTAAAATAGATCAGACACGATGTCGGAGCGCACACCCAACCCGGCAAAGCCTTTGGCCACGGGGCCTCGCAGGATTATCGCCAAGGTCGTTCCGCGCGCCACGAGCGGGCGCGGATTACTGGCCGGCATGCGCATCCGCAAGAAGCTTTTTTTCCTCCACACCTTTTTTTCGCTGGGCCTCACTCTCGTTCTGATCGTTGCACTCCGCCCGGCGATCGCCCGCATCGTCGATCGCGCCGACTCCCGCGCTTCGATGGACCTGCTCTCCGTTCTCGCGCCCGGGCTTTCGAGTCATTCTGACGAACAGGAGAGCCGCGCCCGCGCGTTCCTCGATCGACATCCGCACATCATTTTTCGCGAAGGCTCCGCTTCCGACTTGGGAATCCCTCGCGAACTCGCCGTGAGTGCCAGCGTTGCGCCCAATACTCCGCTCGAACTGAATTCGCCGCCTTGGGAGGCCGCGGCGGTCGCTTTTATTACGCCGGACGGCGGGACGGAAGGACGCTACATCGTCCTCTCCGCGACAAGCCCCGAAGCCCGATCGAACGTGATGTGGCTCTACCTCTACACGCTCATTGCGCTTCTCGTCGTCTATGCGCTGGTCGCGCTCGCGCTCGAGATCTTCGTGCTCCCGCAGTCGGTGTATGACCCGATCCGGCGGATCCTCGAAGCCGACAAAGTCGTCCAGGAGAATCAGGCCGGACAGACCGGAAGCGACGGCGAACTGGTTCCCGAAGTCCATATTCCGCGCGACGAACTCGGGGAAATCATGCGCTCGCGCAACGATTCCATCCGCGCCCTCCGCAATATCCAGCAGGCGCTGAATCTCGCGCTCTCCCAGCTCGAAACAGCCGCGACCGATCTCAAGCGCAAGAACCATCTCCTTCAATCCGCGCAGCGAAACCTGGCGGATGCCGATCGCCTTGCGAGCCTGGGCATGATGTCCGCCGGCATCGCCCACGAACTCAATACGCCCCTCGCAGTGCTCAAGGGCAGCGTCGAGCAAATCGCAGCCCATCCGGGAAACCCGGTCGAGCCCACACGTGCGGCCCTCATGCTCCGAGTCGTCGAACGCCTCGAACGATTGAGCGAGAGTCTTCTTGATTTCGCCCGGGTTCGTCCGCCATCGAGCCGCACCGTGCTGCTTGCTCCGATCATCGACGAGGCGGCGACGCTCGTGCGCCTCGATCGCTCCGTTCGGGCCGCGCCGATCGAGAACAGGGTCGATCCCGCGCTCTTCATCGATTGCGATGCGGATCGCCTCACGCAAGTGTTCGTGAATCTGCTTCGAAATGCCGCGGACGCCATCAACTCCCGGCGCGATCGGCCGGTTTCGTCGGTCGACCGGATCGTCGTTGATGCCGAACGAATCCAGCGCGATGGCTCGGACTGGCTTTCGATCCGCATCCGCGACACCGGACCCGGCATCGACGCCGCGATCCTTCCGACGCTCTTCGAGCCTTTCGCAAGTACGCGCCTCGACAGCCGCGGCACGGGCCTGGGTCTCGCCGTCGCCGAGGGAATCATCCGCGAGCACGACGGGATACTGCTCGCCCGGAACCGATCCGCCACCGACACCGTCTCGTCCGACCTTTCGGGCGCGGTTTTCGAGATCATGCTCTCGATCAGCCGATCCGCATCCTCAGAAGCCCCCAGAGAGGGGGCAGGGGGCGGGCTCGCCGCGCTGGCAAACTCCCCTCGCTAACCTCGTCGGCGCACTCCTCGCCCCTATATGACCGAAACCGCCAAACAATCCGAGACCGGAGCACCTCCGCTCTCCATCGTCTGCCTCGACGACGATGAAGATTTCCGTCAGTACATGCGCACAACTCTTCAGCAGGATGGTCACGAGGTGCGCGTCTGTTCTGATTCCGAAGAGTTCTTCGAAGCCTGCGAATCGCGGCTGCCCGATCTCGTGCTGCTCGATATCAAAATGGGGCACGAGAGCGGCGAAACGGTTCTCCAGGAAATCCGCAAGCGCTGGAGCCGCCTCGCGGTGATCGTCGTCACCGGTTACCCATCGATGGACTCGATGCGCGAGACGTTCAAGCAGCAGGCGTTCGACTATCTCGCCAAACCCTTTTCGCTCGCCGAGCTGCGCCGTGCGCTTGCGCAGGCCGCCGAAGCACTCGGACTCGGGCAGCGACCGCAGGATAAGTTGCGTGCTGAACTCGGTCGCGCCATCCGGCTCGCGCGGACCGAGGCCGCGTGGACGCTCAAGGAACTCTCCGATGCGAGCGGCATCAGCGTGAGCCAGTTGTCGTCGATCGAACGTGGCGCACACCTGCCGAGTTTGGAATCGCTGCTTTCGATCGCGGGGGCGCTCAAACGCAAGCCGAGTGAATGGCTGAGTGCCGGTGGCTTCTAGCCGTCACACCAGCAGCGTCGCCGGCTTCTCCAGCAGGCTCTTCACCGTGTTGAGGTAGCTCGCCGCCATGGCGCCGTCGATCACGCGATGGTCGCTGCTCATCGTCATGCTCATCACATGACCCGGCACAATCTGCCCCTCCTTCACGACTGCCTTTTGGACCGCGCCACCCACCGCCAGAATCGCCGTGTTGGGCGGGTTGATGATCGCGGTGAACGCTTCCACGCCGAACATGCCGAGGTTGCTGATCGTGAACGTCGCGTCGCTCATTTCTTCGACGCTCAGGCCTTTCGTGCGTGCCTTCTCAGAGAGACGCTTGGTCTCGGCCGAAATCTGGCGCAGGCCGAGCACATCGGCGTTTCGGATGGTCGCGACCACCAGCCCGCCGCCGGTGCCGTCTTCCATCACCGGCAGCGCGATCGCCACACCGACGTTCACGTCCGGTAGGTATTCAATCGCTTCATTGCCCCCACCACCCGGTGTCCCCGCCCACTTCGTGTTCACGTATGGATGCTGATGCATCGCGAGCGCGCACGCACGCACGAGGAAATCGTTGACGCTTAGTTTGATTCCCTGATTCGCGAGTTGCTCGTTCAACTGCCCGCGCAGTTCCACCAGCGCGTCCATGCTCGCCTCGACCGTCACCTGATAATGCGGAATCGTCGTCTTGCTTTCAACCAAGCGCTTCGCGATGGTCTTCCGCATGTTCGACAGCGGCACAATCCGCGCGACCAGTCCACCGCCGCTCGAAGGCATGGCCATCGGAGCCGGACGCGTCGGCTGGCTCACCTGCGTGCGTGCGAGCGGCTGGGCCTGCTTGGCCGTATGCAGAGCCGAACCAGGAGCCTGCGACCCACCCGCGCCACGACCCGGCGCTCCGCCCACCGCTGCTTCAACATCCTTCCGGATGATCCGTCCGCCGGGGCCCGAACCCTGAAGCGAACCGAGATCCACATTGCTTTCCGCCGCGATCTTCTTCGCCAGCGGGCTTGCGAATACCCGTCCTCCATCTCGTCCGGGCGCGGCATGCCCATTCGATGCCTGCCCTGCCGATGACTGACCCGCGGATGTCGGGCCCGCCGGGGGCTCCATCGTCGCGGTCGCGCTCTGCCCAGAATTCACGGGCGATCCGCCGGCCTGCTTCTGCGCCGGCGCTGCGCCGCCTCCACTCTTTGCCGCAGCAACGTCTTCGCCAGGTGCCGCAAGAACCAGGATCACCGTGCCGATCGGCACGTTCTGACCCTCCGGAACCGCGATCGACGCGACCGTCCCGTCTTCAAAGCTCTGCAACTCCATCGTCGCCTTGTCGGTCTCGATATCCGCCAGCGCATCGCCGCTCTTGACCTTCTGGCCTTCCTTGACGTTCCACTTGACGACGGTTCCGGCCTGCATGGTGTCGGAGAGGCGGGGCATTTCGATTCGAATAGGCATGGTGGGATCTCAGTCGATCAAGCGATAGAAACGGGACGATCACCGCAAAGATACGTCGGATGTCGGCGGGCGGCAGCAAGGTCCCCACGCGTAGCAAACGGCCAAGCACTCACAACGTTGAATGGCGGCTGCACCTCAAACGCGGCCATGCGTCTGTCCTGAATTTCGTGCGAGATCGCAAGCGTCAAGCCAAAGACTCCCCAAGCCGCAATCCCGACCAGTGCAGGCCAGACGAGGCCGGCACACAGAAACACTACAGGCGCAAGAACCAGGGCAATCCAGCCTGCCATCAGAACGCACCGCGTCACGAACGGAATCTGCTTACCCGGCGCAATCTTGTCGTCGGCGGGCCACTCGCATGCTTCGTGCTGGCGCGATGTACGAAGAAGCAGAATGCACTGTGACACGTAGCGTTTGGTCTCGCGCGACCAGGCATGACGACCACGGAGCTTGCCATCATGAAAATCGCCGTATGTTGCAATCACACGTTCCCAAATTGCAGCAACGGCGTCATCGGAGCCATAGAACTTGGAAATGCGAAAATACGCACTCTCGTGCTCGCAGGTCGTGATCAGACCGGCAGCAAGGCGACGCAAAGTCGTCGCGTATGCCAGTCGTGCGGGAATACTCACATTCTCGCGTGACACTGCTTGCTCGATTCCGCGATAATCGCCGTCAATAAGTCTCACAGCCGTCCCAAACTCGCCTTCACCGCCTGCATGATCTTCCCTTTGTGCGGCAGATACAGCGCCTCCAGGTTCTTTGCGTATGGCGTCGGCACATCTTCGGTGTTCACACGCAGCGGCTGATGATCGAGATAGTCAAACCCACGCTCGCACACCTGCGTAACGACTTCCGATGCGACGCTCGCGAACGGCCAGCACTGATCCACCACCACAATCCGCCCTGTCTTCTTCAGGCTCTCCAGAATCGAATCGATGTCCAGCGGGCGGATCGTGCGCATGTCCAGCACGTCTACGTTGATTCCTTCCTTCTTCAACTCGTCCGCAGCATCCATGCAGAAATTCACCGGGCGGCCGAAGCTGACCACGGTGCAGTCATCGCCCTGCCGGCGCAGCGCCGCCTTGCCGAACGGGATCGTGTATTCCCCGCCAGGCACGTGCCCCTTGTCGCCGAGCATGCGCTCGCTCTCGAGGAAAAACACCGGGTCATCGTCGCGGATCGAAGTCTTGAGCAGCCCTTTCGCCTCGTACGGATTGCTCGGGATCACGATCTTGACGCCCGGCACGTTGCTGTACAAGCCCTCGACGCACCATGAGTGCGTCGATCCGAGCTGACCGCCCGCGCCGTCGTTGCCGCGGAATACAACCGGACAGCCCCACTGCCCGCCGCTCATATAAAGCATCTTCGGCACGTTGTTCAAAAGCTGGTCCGCCGCGACGAGGCTGAACGACCAACTCATGAACTCGATGATCGGACGCAGACCGTACATCGCCGCACCGACCGCCAACCCGGCGAACCCGTTCTCCGAGATCGGAGAATCGATGATCCGCTTCGGGCCGAATTCATCCAGCATCCCCTGACTGACCTTATACGCGCCGTTGTACTGCGCAACCTCTTCTCCCATCAGGAAGATCCGGTCGTCCTTGCGCATTTCTTCGGTCATTGCCTCGCGCAGCGCCTCGCGGAACTGGATCTCCCGCGCCGTTCCTCCACCCATCGGATCCAGTCCCATCTCCGGCAACATCAACTCGGCAGCCATGAAAACCCTTTCAACCCGACGCCGGGAAACCGACTCATTGGTGGCCCACCCCTTTGAGGCGGGTCCCGCCGCGCGATTCCAAGCAGCCGACGAACGTCGTTTGTCAACCCGTCGCCCAAGCCTCTCATGGGGCTTTCCTGCGCCGGACAAGGATTCTACGCGCGCAAAGTGCTCTCGCAGCCCAAAACCGCCTCCCCTGCTTGCTGTAGTCTCTTGGAATGCCTTCCCGATTCCCTTCCATCGTTCTGGCCGGGTGGCTCGTTTCATCCGCTGCCGTGTGTTTCATGGCACCCGCGGCAGACCTTCCGAACCCCACGCTTCCGCTCGTTCAGCCCGCGCGCATTCCTGTACCCGATACGAGCGCAACCAACTCAATCACGCCCCAAGCTTCCATCGCGATTGTCCAGAAACTCGCCGACTTCGGCACGCGTCACACCCTGTCCGACACCACTTCCGAAACCCGCGGCATCGGCGCCGCCCGCAACTGGGTTCTCGAGCAATTCCGTGCCGCGGGGCCGCGCATTCAAGCGTCGCTCGAAGAGTTCGATGCCCCGGTCGGACCTCGCATCAAGGAATACGCAAGGGTCGCCAACGTCGTCGCCGTTCTGCCCGGCACCGATCCCGCCGCGGCAAACCGTCGCGTCTACGTCGTCGGCCACCTCGACAGCATGAACGCCAATGTCATGGACCCCATAGGCGATGCGCCCGGCGCGAACGATGATGCATCCGGCTGCGCCGTGGTCATCGAATCGGCCCGCGCGCTGGCGAAAGAAAACCTGCGCGCGACCGTCGTCTTCCTCTGCACGATCGGCGAAGAACAAGGGCTCGTCGGAGCGAAGTATCACGCCGATTCCGCCCGGGCCCGCAACGAAAATATCGTCGCGGTCCTGAACAACGACATCGTCGGCGATCCTTCCGCACCGCCGACTGATGGGTTTGATGCTCAGCCGACCGTGATCCGCGTCTTTTCCGAAGGACTGCCGCGCAACGCGAGTGCGGAGCAACTCGCGCGGCTTCGCGCTCTCTCGGCCGAATCCGATTCGCCATCACGCCAACTCGCGCGATACGTCGCCGAAATCGCGGCGATCGAAAAAACCGCCGTGCAGCCGCGGCTGGTCTTTCGTCTCGACCGTTTCCTCCGCGGCGGCGATCACTCGATGTTCAACCAGGCCGGATTTCCTGCCGTCCGCTTCACCGCGAGCAACGAAACCTATTCGCGTCAGCACCAGAACGTGTCGGGTCCGCCACAAATCGGAGGTGGCCACGCTCGCGAAACCGGTGATGTCGTTCGGTTTGTCGATCCGGAGTACCTTTCGAACGTGGCGCGCCTCAACGCCAAGTGCCTCATCAACCTCGCGAATGCTCCCCAAGTGCCACAGCGAGCCCGCATCATCACCGCCAAACTCGAAAATGCCACCACGCTCCGATGGGACACAAGCCCCGATGCGGACGGATACGAAATCGTCTGGCGCGACACGACCTCACCGATGTGGACCTTCGCTCGCGATGTTGGCAACGTGACCGAAATCACACTTCCCATCAGCAAGGACGACTATTTCCTTGGTGTGCGCGCCTATCGCAAAGACGGCTTCCGATCAATCGTCGCCTTCGCGGATCAGGGGGCCGAGTGACGATCGCACCGCCGTGCGCCCGAATCACGAGCTCGATCTCACCGTCGCGGCTGACTTGTAACTGCGACCCCCGAGCGCCTTCCAGAATTTTTCTCGCTCGATTTTGTGCATCACTGTTCGCCCGAAGTGACGAACCGCGCCGGCACAGAATTGCGATGCCGCGGATCGCTTCATCCATTTCGAATACCCGTTCTCGATGACGCGAGCGAGCACCTGGCACCAGCGATTCGCGATCACATCCGGCGTGTGCTCCATCGCTCTCCTCCGACCGTTTTCCGATATCGCGCGAAACAGTCCCGGCTCATCCTTCAATCGCCGAAGCGCCCCCAGCGCCTGCTCCGCCGTCGCGACTTCAAAGTAGTCGAGTTCGCTCCGCCGCTCTTCGCGGTACCCCGCCTCGGGACCGAGCAAAGCCGGGCACCCCGCCTGCCACGCGTTGACGAGTTTAAGCGCCGGCTTCACGGAGCGGAAGTACTCCGTCCCGCCCCGCACCGCGAGCACCGCATCCGTCTGCGACCAGTCTCTTCCGGAAACCCCGACGCGGTTGCTTTTGAGCCCGTGTACCACGAACGAGATCCCGAGTTCCCTGAGCGCATCACGAAAACGCTCGCCCCGAAATTCCTGATCGATATTGTCCATCTCGCCGTGGAACACCATGTTTTCGAGCCGCGCGCCCCGCTCGTCATCGCGCGGGCGCAGCGACAACTGCGGCCAGTGTGCAATATAGTGGTCCGTCGGCCGCTCACACCGCGTCCGATTCTGCACGATCACCTCTTCACAGAGCGTGGGCCGCGCCCGATCCATGCGGCACGCAATCACGTAACTCCGCCACGGCATCCCGCCGCGACGCAGATCGTCATAGGTCGCGACGCACAGGCCCTGCGGCACAAACCGGTCCGTCAGCCGCGCGTCAATCCCCCGCCGCCGCAACTGGATGTATGTGTTGATGATCCACGCGGTCTCACCGTCCCACTTGTTCCA
The DNA window shown above is from Phycisphaeraceae bacterium and carries:
- a CDS encoding response regulator, which encodes MTETAKQSETGAPPLSIVCLDDDEDFRQYMRTTLQQDGHEVRVCSDSEEFFEACESRLPDLVLLDIKMGHESGETVLQEIRKRWSRLAVIVVTGYPSMDSMRETFKQQAFDYLAKPFSLAELRRALAQAAEALGLGQRPQDKLRAELGRAIRLARTEAAWTLKELSDASGISVSQLSSIERGAHLPSLESLLSIAGALKRKPSEWLSAGGF
- a CDS encoding polyprenyl synthetase family protein; this encodes MGAGDPFSVLPRIERALRSFVEGLEIGESLKSAIAYSLLSGGKRLRPVLAWHSCAAAGGDPEDALPACVALELVHCFSLVHDDLPAMDDDDLRRGVPTLHKHAGEAMAILAGDAMMTLAFDPLTTARVSSKLGAADPLSVALVRDLVRAATAMISGQVFDTIPGTVPGGSAIERVRVIHRNKTGALIRSSCTMGGMCARLSGGGSDASITSLAKFGDAVGLMFQIVDDLIDLEQPSELVGKRTGKDEQAGKLTYPLAYGGGNEGAGKCREEVAKLRSEAFEAIACFEGKAGALRELVDFLATRKK
- a CDS encoding M20/M25/M40 family metallo-hydrolase, translated to MPSRFPSIVLAGWLVSSAAVCFMAPAADLPNPTLPLVQPARIPVPDTSATNSITPQASIAIVQKLADFGTRHTLSDTTSETRGIGAARNWVLEQFRAAGPRIQASLEEFDAPVGPRIKEYARVANVVAVLPGTDPAAANRRVYVVGHLDSMNANVMDPIGDAPGANDDASGCAVVIESARALAKENLRATVVFLCTIGEEQGLVGAKYHADSARARNENIVAVLNNDIVGDPSAPPTDGFDAQPTVIRVFSEGLPRNASAEQLARLRALSAESDSPSRQLARYVAEIAAIEKTAVQPRLVFRLDRFLRGGDHSMFNQAGFPAVRFTASNETYSRQHQNVSGPPQIGGGHARETGDVVRFVDPEYLSNVARLNAKCLINLANAPQVPQRARIITAKLENATTLRWDTSPDADGYEIVWRDTTSPMWTFARDVGNVTEITLPISKDDYFLGVRAYRKDGFRSIVAFADQGAE
- a CDS encoding 2-oxo acid dehydrogenase subunit E2; this translates as MPIRIEMPRLSDTMQAGTVVKWNVKEGQKVKSGDALADIETDKATMELQSFEDGTVASIAVPEGQNVPIGTVILVLAAPGEDVAAAKSGGGAAPAQKQAGGSPVNSGQSATATMEPPAGPTSAGQSSAGQASNGHAAPGRDGGRVFASPLAKKIAAESNVDLGSLQGSGPGGRIIRKDVEAAVGGAPGRGAGGSQAPGSALHTAKQAQPLARTQVSQPTRPAPMAMPSSGGGLVARIVPLSNMRKTIAKRLVESKTTIPHYQVTVEASMDALVELRGQLNEQLANQGIKLSVNDFLVRACALAMHQHPYVNTKWAGTPGGGGNEAIEYLPDVNVGVAIALPVMEDGTGGGLVVATIRNADVLGLRQISAETKRLSEKARTKGLSVEEMSDATFTISNLGMFGVEAFTAIINPPNTAILAVGGAVQKAVVKEGQIVPGHVMSMTMSSDHRVIDGAMAASYLNTVKSLLEKPATLLV
- a CDS encoding PTS sugar transporter subunit IIA, translated to MNLLDILSIDCIRAPLIASDKLGVINELVDVLGATGRVKDVAALKDAVWTREQTRTTGIGHGLAIPHGKCAGMTSLAMAIGKPREPMDFDSIDRQPVRLIVLLASPPDKTGDHIQALAQVSRLMMMEQFRQQVYAAQSPQEIYELLRTQQQVTPVAGKS
- a CDS encoding alpha-ketoacid dehydrogenase subunit beta, which codes for MGGGTAREIQFREALREAMTEEMRKDDRIFLMGEEVAQYNGAYKVSQGMLDEFGPKRIIDSPISENGFAGLAVGAAMYGLRPIIEFMSWSFSLVAADQLLNNVPKMLYMSGGQWGCPVVFRGNDGAGGQLGSTHSWCVEGLYSNVPGVKIVIPSNPYEAKGLLKTSIRDDDPVFFLESERMLGDKGHVPGGEYTIPFGKAALRRQGDDCTVVSFGRPVNFCMDAADELKKEGINVDVLDMRTIRPLDIDSILESLKKTGRIVVVDQCWPFASVASEVVTQVCERGFDYLDHQPLRVNTEDVPTPYAKNLEALYLPHKGKIMQAVKASLGRL
- the dxs gene encoding 1-deoxy-D-xylulose-5-phosphate synthase encodes the protein MADKASVRGNGSRRDRTPSHGAGFPLLENILGPADLRKLPVEKLPEVAAEIRRAIHDQVSKVGGHLAPNLGVVELTVALHYVFDFAHDRLLFDVGHQCYPHKLLTGRLGMLSNLRTREGMSGFPEPTESPYDLFRVGHAGTGISTAVGMARGDSLNGDGFDPEKAPGGRRVVTIIGDASIVNGVAMEGLNGAGTLKRQFLVVLNDNGMSISHPQGAMAHYFDRFRLSASYGTFKKQAKEALKRLPGGSVLKEAYHAAGEAAKSWFHTDKIEGGWFEHFGLMTIGPIDGHDIPTLVSFLREAREFDKPMVLHVKTVKGKGYEFAEKDSSRFHSPGAFKVVNPDGENVGELVREGCRVEIKSEGRSFTAAVGDIMLDLMAKDSRIVTATAAMPDGTGLTRALVKYPDRAFDTGICESHAFDMMAGLAKTGWKPFFAVYSTFLQRAFDQAFQEAALQGLPVRLLLDRAGLVGGDGAVHHGFCDIALLRTLPGAVLAAAIDEPSLRAAMEFMRGYETGLSAVRYPRDVVSDRFAGNPCPSFELGKARCLTPDFASPKAEMDVAVLAFGTPAITVCEAAENLKGVLRVGVWDARFAKPVDTGLIRSLVARGIPIVTVEDHSVVGGFGAAVLDAAQQLGLNDARITRHGLPDRWVLQDSRARQLAEVGLDVAGIVKVIGGAVKQTGSNGEVSKSSQSARVRVTGARQAEHKTARR
- a CDS encoding glycosyltransferase family 1 protein, translating into MSFTAREMMRAMAAETALEPLGAPVYFVMRDPTRIAAFRELFETSGMPPSASVYWNKWDGETAWIINTYIQLRRRGIDARLTDRFVPQGLCVATYDDLRRGGMPWRSYVIACRMDRARPTLCEEVIVQNRTRCERPTDHYIAHWPQLSLRPRDDERGARLENMVFHGEMDNIDQEFRGERFRDALRELGISFVVHGLKSNRVGVSGRDWSQTDAVLAVRGGTEYFRSVKPALKLVNAWQAGCPALLGPEAGYREERRSELDYFEVATAEQALGALRRLKDEPGLFRAISENGRRRAMEHTPDVIANRWCQVLARVIENGYSKWMKRSAASQFCAGAVRHFGRTVMHKIEREKFWKALGGRSYKSAATVRSSS